In Vanacampus margaritifer isolate UIUO_Vmar chromosome 18, RoL_Vmar_1.0, whole genome shotgun sequence, a genomic segment contains:
- the LOC144038626 gene encoding zinc finger BED domain-containing protein 4-like isoform X1 — protein MVQPTWLHVPDTFICATQIVSELHTLNLIVKKALAENTELSEIRLQCRSIVGYFKSSTTAKTRLTQVQEQMKPTEPVLKLIQEVETRWNSTFHMLQRMYNLREAVGAALAGLDTDITPLTSQELRLISESLQVLSPFNDATVELSEERRVSGSKVIPLLAMLHHTLEDDMGAIQMERSKAMAECLKKQLRDKLCNLQAMSIMSLATLLDPRYKKIGFFSPHKAKEAERRLTAECATVIRQRASSPSSSSSTHQKLPSLWRKSCRGGPRVMQMRLWRSTLTWGNRT, from the exons ATGGTGCAGCCAACATGGCTGCATGTGCCAGACACCTTCATCTGCGCCACACAAATTGTCAGTGAATTGCACACATTAAATCTCATAGTGAAGAAGGCTCTGGCAGAGAACACTGAGCTGTCTGAAATCCGTCTTCAGTGTAGGAGTATAGTTGGATACTTCAAAAGCAGTACGACTGCAAAG acaaGGCTGACACAGGTGCAGGAGCAAATGAAGCCTACAGAGCCTGTGCTGAAGCTCATTCAAGAG GTGGAGACACGCTGGAACAGCACCTTCCACATGCTGCAGCGCATGTACAACCTCAGGGAAGCCGTAGGAGCAGCCCTGGCAGGCCTTGACACTGACATTACCCCACTCACATCCCAAGAGTTGAGGCTCATTTCTGAGAGTCTGCAGGTGCTGTCCCCATTCAATGATGCCACCGTAGAGCTCTCAGAGGAGAGGAGAGTGTCTGGGTCCAAGGTCATACCACTTTTGGCCATGCTGCACCACACCTTGGAGGATGACATGGGAGCCATACAAATGGAGCGGAGCAAAGCAATGGCTGAGTGTCTTAAAAAGCAACTGAGGGACAAGCTCTGCAACCTCCAAGCCATGAGCATCATGTCACTGGCAACACTGCTGGATCCCAG GTACAAGAAGATAGGCTTCTTTAGCCCCCATAAAGCAAAAGAGGCTGAGAGGAGGCTCACAGCGGAATGTGCGACAGTGATCCGGCAAAGGGCatcttccccctcctcctcttcatcaacACATCAGAAGCTTCCCAGCCTGTGGCGCAAG TCATGCAGAGGAGGACCCAGAGTGATGCAGATGCGACTGTGGAGGTCCACACTTACCTGGGGGAACCGAACATAA
- the LOC144038626 gene encoding zinc finger BED domain-containing protein 4-like isoform X2, whose amino-acid sequence MVQPTWLHVPDTFICATQIVSELHTLNLIVKKALAENTELSEIRLQCRSIVGYFKSSTTAKTRLTQVQEQMKPTEPVLKLIQEVETRWNSTFHMLQRMYNLREAVGAALAGLDTDITPLTSQELRLISESLQVLSPFNDATVELSEERRVSGSKVIPLLAMLHHTLEDDMGAIQMERSKAMAECLKKQLRDKLCNLQAMSIMSLATLLDPRYKKIGFFSPHKAKEAERRLTAECATVIRQRASSPSSSSSTHQKLPSLWRKLALQKMNPMLGLKREPC is encoded by the exons ATGGTGCAGCCAACATGGCTGCATGTGCCAGACACCTTCATCTGCGCCACACAAATTGTCAGTGAATTGCACACATTAAATCTCATAGTGAAGAAGGCTCTGGCAGAGAACACTGAGCTGTCTGAAATCCGTCTTCAGTGTAGGAGTATAGTTGGATACTTCAAAAGCAGTACGACTGCAAAG acaaGGCTGACACAGGTGCAGGAGCAAATGAAGCCTACAGAGCCTGTGCTGAAGCTCATTCAAGAG GTGGAGACACGCTGGAACAGCACCTTCCACATGCTGCAGCGCATGTACAACCTCAGGGAAGCCGTAGGAGCAGCCCTGGCAGGCCTTGACACTGACATTACCCCACTCACATCCCAAGAGTTGAGGCTCATTTCTGAGAGTCTGCAGGTGCTGTCCCCATTCAATGATGCCACCGTAGAGCTCTCAGAGGAGAGGAGAGTGTCTGGGTCCAAGGTCATACCACTTTTGGCCATGCTGCACCACACCTTGGAGGATGACATGGGAGCCATACAAATGGAGCGGAGCAAAGCAATGGCTGAGTGTCTTAAAAAGCAACTGAGGGACAAGCTCTGCAACCTCCAAGCCATGAGCATCATGTCACTGGCAACACTGCTGGATCCCAG GTACAAGAAGATAGGCTTCTTTAGCCCCCATAAAGCAAAAGAGGCTGAGAGGAGGCTCACAGCGGAATGTGCGACAGTGATCCGGCAAAGGGCatcttccccctcctcctcttcatcaacACATCAGAAGCTTCCCAGCCTGTGGCGCAAG CTCGCGCTACAAAAGATGAATCCAATGCTGGGCTTAAAACGGGAGCCGTGCTAG